From Planctomycetota bacterium, a single genomic window includes:
- a CDS encoding PQQ-binding-like beta-propeller repeat protein, with product MKEAACTPREAAASMAAFAAGIVAVVAAACQGADWPQLQHDAARSGYTSDGPKPPFQHAWNYDFAAKEHDKIHPVVQAIIYNGRVFVPSKTGRVYAIDATTGERAWKWEKAGPILNSVGCADGLVIFGSLDGKVYGLKAADGSKAWDFYGGIRGFCTAPCIAEDKVFIGARDGTFCCLDVKTGRRLWATDTGGYVWHTAACADGRVFVANEEIRVLCLDARDGKILWKSKRLWGFTFRDGNAFVDQGKVVVRTWSAIDDTDLRIAKASIQEATDAGHYLRIPDELQDKALEALRREPELRQELFVLDAKTGEELYMPVHSGRVSTVDGPAFSVCRDGAGNWYLPIFAGPIAAPWGSTMAFARMDPKTGRLSELLWTPKCKPASNDEAHALSVGGDILYVSEQEEGEAGIFCAFDLTRPLKLDIPTPQMGSDMEYNAQPLANPIAIAGKRFYRITNHTLRCWVGD from the coding sequence ATGAAAGAGGCTGCGTGTACGCCCCGCGAAGCGGCGGCCAGCATGGCCGCCTTCGCCGCAGGGATTGTGGCCGTTGTGGCGGCAGCTTGCCAGGGAGCGGATTGGCCGCAGCTCCAACACGACGCCGCGCGCAGCGGCTACACCAGCGACGGCCCAAAGCCGCCCTTCCAGCACGCCTGGAACTACGACTTCGCGGCCAAAGAGCACGACAAGATTCACCCGGTCGTGCAGGCCATCATCTACAACGGACGCGTGTTCGTCCCGTCCAAGACTGGGCGCGTCTACGCTATTGACGCCACGACTGGCGAAAGGGCGTGGAAATGGGAGAAGGCCGGGCCGATCCTCAACTCGGTCGGATGCGCCGATGGCCTGGTCATCTTCGGCAGCCTGGACGGCAAGGTCTACGGGCTCAAGGCGGCGGATGGCTCCAAGGCCTGGGACTTCTATGGCGGCATCCGCGGCTTCTGCACCGCTCCCTGCATCGCCGAGGACAAGGTCTTCATCGGCGCGCGCGACGGCACGTTCTGCTGCCTGGACGTGAAGACGGGCAGGCGGCTTTGGGCGACCGACACGGGCGGCTACGTGTGGCACACGGCCGCCTGTGCCGACGGCCGCGTGTTCGTCGCCAACGAGGAGATCAGAGTTCTGTGCCTTGACGCCCGCGACGGCAAGATCCTCTGGAAGTCGAAGCGCCTCTGGGGCTTCACCTTCCGCGACGGCAACGCCTTTGTGGATCAGGGCAAGGTCGTCGTCCGCACCTGGAGCGCGATTGACGACACGGACCTCCGGATCGCGAAGGCGAGCATCCAGGAGGCCACCGACGCGGGGCATTATCTCAGGATACCCGACGAGCTTCAGGACAAGGCGCTGGAGGCCCTCCGCCGCGAGCCCGAGCTGAGGCAGGAGCTCTTCGTCCTGGACGCAAAGACGGGCGAGGAACTCTACATGCCCGTCCACAGCGGGCGGGTTTCCACCGTGGACGGGCCGGCATTCTCCGTCTGCCGCGACGGGGCGGGCAACTGGTATCTGCCGATTTTCGCCGGCCCGATTGCCGCCCCCTGGGGCAGCACGATGGCCTTCGCACGCATGGACCCGAAGACTGGGCGCCTCTCCGAGTTGCTCTGGACGCCGAAGTGCAAGCCCGCGAGCAACGACGAGGCCCACGCGCTCTCCGTCGGCGGCGATATCCTCTACGTCTCCGAGCAGGAGGAGGGCGAGGCGGGCATCTTCTGCGCCTTCGACCTCACCAGGCCTTTGAAGCTTGACATCCCGACCCCACAGATGGGCTCGGACATGGAGTACAACGCCCAGCCTCTTGCCAATCCCATCGCCATCGCGGGGAAGCGCTTCTATCGCATCACCAACCATACCCTTCGCTGCTGGGTGGGGGATTGA